A single region of the Oreochromis niloticus isolate F11D_XX linkage group LG19, O_niloticus_UMD_NMBU, whole genome shotgun sequence genome encodes:
- the LOC109195837 gene encoding asialoglycoprotein receptor 2-like has translation MFTMSPGRRHRLAAVCLALLAAVLLILNIGLRIHYNKLTDSHLSLDDTERISKELVDLQDTYKTAVETRKDARKQLDSEMSRQTQTNWELEHQTKRSNDYKSQIEKVTKEIETMKTRLSMLSDGCKHCPAGWILMNSVCYYFPLKSNEFKTWKESRDFCQLQGGDLIIIDSQDEENSTVNYLINHQAAPRQTRDLVWESHLPHRVRPWMPHRDPEFLDWISRRINHQDTPHPPMGFWIGLRDVHEEGTWKWWDGTLLAEGV, from the exons ATGTTCACTATGAGTCCTGGGAGACGCCACAGACTGGCTGCAGTGTGCCTGGCGCTTCTTGCTGCTGTTCTTCTGATACTGAATATTGGCCTGAGGATCCACT ATAACAAACTCACAGATTCTCACCTCTCGCTCGATGATACCGAACGCATCAGCAAAGAGCTGGTCGACCTCCAGGACACTTACAAGACTGCAGTGGAAACCAGGAAGGATGCCAGGAAGCAGCTGGACAGCGAGATGAGCCGTCAGACACAAACCAACTGGGAGCTTGAACACCAGACGAAACGAAGCAATGACTATAAAAGTCAGATTGAAAAAGTTACAAAGGAAATTGAAACCATGAAAACACGCTTATCAATGCTTA GCGATGGCTGCAAACACTGTCCTGCAGGATGGATTTTAATGAACTCTGTATGTTACTACTTCCCCttgaaatcaaatgaattcaaaACATGGAAGGAATCCAGAGATTTCtgtcagctgcagggaggagatCTTATAATCATAGACAGCCAAGATGAAGAG aaCTCAACAGTTAATTACTTGATAAATCATCAAGCTGCCCCGAGACAAACTCGTGACCTGGTCTGGGAGTCTCACCTTCCTCACCGTGTGAGACCTTGGATGCCTCACAGAGACCCTGAGTTTCTagattggataagcagaagaataAATCATCAAGATACGCCTCATCCCCCAATGGGCTTCTGGATCGGACTGAGAGACGTCCATGAGGAAGGGACTTGGAAATGGTGGGATGGAACATTACTTGCTGAAGG TGTTTGA